TATGCGTTCGATGCTGATTTGGCATATGTCGCAGCACCTGATTTTTCGGGGATCGTTAAAAAACCTGTGTCCCTGAAATTGATAAAAATTTCATGATATGGCTTCCGTTTTGATATAAATGGCATATTATGCCGTTTAATCCATTTTTTGCCCTGCTCCAATATCTTAATTGTATCAGAGGAAGATACACTATACCATATGATGGTGGTGGAAGCTATCCCTTCATTGATGGTCTCTTTGTGATTTATGGTAGAAAAGTGAACTGGTGAGTGATATAGTGCACAAGGAAGAGTTAATCCGGCTCCACAAGATTATGGCAGAAATAAAAGACAGTTTTGAGGAAGAAAACTCCGAAAATGATTTTTCGGATTATTACGCCCTGAAAATTGATCCGACCCAGGTTCATAAGAGCAAGATGGAGCATAAACACGCAATCTTTATTCTTGGACAGGAGATTGCAGAGATTATGAAAGAAAATGAACATTCCGCTCCGAACCGTGTCGCCGCACGCATGCGTGAGATGGCACGCCGTACGGAAAAAGAGATTGATTATCTCTCCTAAACGGTTATTTTTTTAGATCTTCTTTGATGAGATATTCTGCAAGAAGATCAGGGATGGGCGCTTCCATGCAGTGCCAGTTGGGTGTGCCATTGACTTCAAGAACGGTATAGCTACTGCCCCTTTCCAAAAGGTCAACACCACAGTAGTCAATACCGATTGCCCGTGCGGCAGCCCCTGC
Above is a window of Methanogenium organophilum DNA encoding:
- a CDS encoding UPF0058 family protein, whose product is MSDIVHKEELIRLHKIMAEIKDSFEEENSENDFSDYYALKIDPTQVHKSKMEHKHAIFILGQEIAEIMKENEHSAPNRVAARMREMARRTEKEIDYLS